In Quadrisphaera sp. DSM 44207, one DNA window encodes the following:
- a CDS encoding MBL fold metallo-hydrolase: protein MTQARATRVLAPNPGPMTLEGTNTWVLHAPGAPGAVVVDPGPDDAAHRRAVLDAVAARGAVLARVLLTHGHPDHADGVPGLLAAARLPPHPRAPAPGEGEVLTGGALGGLDLRVLATPGHTSDSRCYLLLGAGGEPDRLLTGDTVLGRGSSVVAAPDGRLGPHLASLRRLLDLARERPDLVLLPGHGPVRTGAAAVLEELLEHRARRLEQVRRALAAGARTPAALVAAVYPELADQPVLRAAAERTAAAALEHLAEQERSARRGGAAPPDP, encoded by the coding sequence GTGACGCAGGCCCGCGCCACCCGCGTCCTCGCCCCGAACCCGGGGCCGATGACGCTGGAGGGCACGAACACCTGGGTGCTGCACGCCCCCGGCGCGCCCGGCGCCGTGGTGGTCGACCCCGGTCCGGACGACGCGGCGCACCGGCGCGCCGTCCTCGACGCCGTCGCGGCCCGCGGCGCGGTGCTCGCGCGGGTGCTGCTGACCCACGGCCACCCCGACCACGCCGACGGCGTCCCGGGCCTGCTCGCGGCCGCGCGCCTGCCCCCGCACCCGCGGGCCCCCGCGCCGGGGGAGGGGGAGGTCCTCACCGGCGGGGCGCTCGGCGGCCTGGACCTGCGGGTGCTCGCCACGCCGGGCCACACGAGCGACTCGCGCTGCTACCTCCTGCTGGGGGCGGGCGGGGAGCCTGACCGGCTGCTCACGGGCGACACCGTGCTGGGCCGCGGCAGCAGCGTCGTCGCCGCCCCCGACGGCCGGCTCGGGCCGCACCTGGCGTCCCTGCGCCGCCTGCTGGACCTCGCGCGCGAGCGCCCGGACCTGGTGCTCCTGCCCGGGCACGGGCCCGTGCGCACCGGCGCCGCCGCCGTGCTCGAGGAGCTGCTGGAGCACCGCGCGCGGCGGCTGGAGCAGGTACGCCGGGCCCTCGCGGCCGGCGCGCGCACGCCGGCCGCCCTCGTCGCGGCGGTCTACCCCGAGCTCGCGGACCAGCCCGTCCTGCGCGCCGCGGCCGAGCGGACGGCGGCCGCGGCGCTGGAGCACCTGGCGGAGCAGGAGCGCTCCGCGCGGCGGGGCGGCGCGGCGCCGCCCGACCCGTGA
- a CDS encoding SDR family oxidoreductase produces MELKPVSDQVVVVMGASSGIGRAAALALARRGATVVVSARREGALRSLVEEITAGGGTATAVVADVTDPAQVRAVADRAAAEHGRLDSWVHLAGVALFAAFEDTTPEEFARVVDVNLMGQVHGAAAALPHLRREGRGALVHVTSMGAKRGVPLQSAYIASKHAVDGFLEVLRMEVQRSGVPISVTQIMPATINTPLFDQARTKLGVKPVAPPPVYQPDVVVEAILHAVEHPTRDIVVGAAAKAMVVGEKVAPRLLDALLVRFGFEAHDTGQPKPADAPDNLFAPLDGFATAQDGFGDSALRRSLYTRARLSPLGRALPVAAVAGAAGLALRAARR; encoded by the coding sequence ATCGAGCTCAAGCCCGTCTCCGACCAGGTCGTCGTCGTCATGGGCGCCTCCAGCGGCATCGGCCGCGCCGCGGCGCTCGCCCTGGCCCGCCGCGGCGCGACGGTCGTCGTCTCCGCCCGCCGGGAGGGCGCCCTGCGCTCCCTCGTCGAGGAGATCACCGCGGGCGGCGGCACCGCGACCGCCGTCGTCGCCGACGTGACCGACCCCGCCCAGGTGCGCGCGGTCGCGGACCGCGCGGCCGCCGAGCACGGCCGCCTCGACAGCTGGGTGCACCTGGCGGGCGTCGCCCTGTTCGCGGCCTTCGAGGACACGACGCCGGAGGAGTTCGCCCGCGTCGTCGACGTCAACCTGATGGGGCAGGTGCACGGCGCCGCCGCCGCGCTGCCGCACCTGCGCCGGGAGGGCCGCGGCGCCCTGGTGCACGTCACGTCGATGGGCGCCAAGCGCGGCGTGCCGCTGCAGAGCGCCTACATCGCCTCCAAGCACGCCGTCGACGGGTTCCTGGAGGTGCTGCGCATGGAGGTGCAGCGCTCCGGGGTCCCGATCAGCGTCACGCAGATCATGCCCGCGACGATCAACACCCCGCTGTTCGACCAGGCCCGCACCAAGCTGGGCGTCAAGCCCGTGGCGCCGCCGCCGGTCTACCAGCCGGACGTCGTCGTGGAGGCGATCCTGCACGCCGTGGAGCACCCGACCCGCGACATCGTCGTCGGCGCGGCGGCCAAGGCGATGGTCGTCGGCGAGAAGGTGGCCCCCCGCCTGCTCGACGCGCTCCTGGTCCGCTTCGGCTTCGAGGCGCACGACACCGGGCAGCCGAAGCCGGCGGACGCACCGGACAACCTCTTCGCCCCCCTCGACGGGTTCGCCACCGCGCAGGACGGCTTCGGCGACTCCGCCCTGCGCCGCAGCCTCTACACCAGGGCGCGGCTGAGCCCGCTCGGGCGCGCCCTGCCGGTGGCGGCGGTCGCGGGGGCCGCGGGGCTGGCGCTCAGGGCCGCTCGCCGCTGA
- a CDS encoding MarP family serine protease, whose translation MTVLDGVLLVVLVAYALSGLRQGLVVAVLSVAGFVGGALAGMALLPELVAQWSPGWRRTLVTVVGVLLLAWAGQVLGSLLGRRVRSVVTWRPARALDSALGAVAAVVAVSLVVWFVAGAVRAGPLPSLARAVASSRVVEAIDRVVPPQAADLSAGFRSVVEAQDFPRVFRGTGRETIQPVAPPDAAVVAPAAAAAAGGTVKVTGLALECSAGREGSGFVVAPRRVVTNAHVVAGVHAPSVQVTGQGPLLPATVVVFDPARDLAVLAVPGLRAEPLGLGQDLEPSADAVVVGFPQDGPFTSVPARVRDVVRARGHDIHGQGEVEREVYSLAARVEPGNSGGPLLDAGGSVVGVVFARSLDDPQTGYALTLAEAAPVLQGAQEAAAPVDTGTCAAA comes from the coding sequence GTGACGGTGCTCGACGGCGTCCTGCTCGTGGTGCTCGTGGCCTACGCGCTGTCCGGGCTGCGCCAGGGCCTGGTCGTGGCGGTGCTGTCCGTCGCGGGCTTCGTCGGCGGCGCGCTGGCCGGCATGGCGCTGCTGCCGGAGCTGGTGGCGCAGTGGTCACCGGGGTGGCGGCGCACGCTCGTGACGGTCGTCGGCGTCCTGCTGCTCGCGTGGGCCGGTCAGGTCCTCGGGTCGCTGCTCGGGCGCCGGGTGCGCTCGGTGGTCACGTGGCGCCCGGCCCGGGCGCTGGACTCCGCCCTGGGCGCCGTGGCCGCCGTGGTGGCGGTCAGCCTCGTCGTGTGGTTCGTGGCCGGGGCGGTGCGCGCCGGCCCGCTGCCGTCCCTGGCGCGGGCGGTGGCCTCCTCGCGGGTGGTGGAGGCCATCGACCGGGTCGTGCCGCCGCAGGCGGCGGACCTGTCGGCCGGGTTCCGCTCCGTGGTCGAGGCCCAGGACTTCCCGCGCGTGTTCAGGGGCACCGGGCGCGAGACGATCCAGCCGGTCGCCCCGCCCGACGCGGCCGTCGTCGCGCCCGCGGCCGCCGCGGCCGCCGGCGGCACCGTGAAGGTCACGGGCCTGGCGCTGGAGTGCTCGGCCGGTCGGGAGGGCAGCGGCTTCGTCGTGGCGCCCCGGCGCGTGGTCACCAACGCCCACGTCGTCGCGGGCGTGCACGCGCCGTCCGTGCAGGTGACGGGGCAGGGGCCGCTGCTGCCGGCGACCGTGGTGGTCTTCGACCCCGCGCGCGACCTGGCGGTGCTCGCGGTGCCGGGGCTGCGCGCGGAGCCCCTCGGCCTGGGGCAGGACCTGGAGCCGAGCGCGGACGCCGTCGTCGTCGGCTTCCCGCAGGACGGCCCGTTCACCTCCGTGCCGGCCCGCGTGCGCGACGTCGTGCGCGCCCGGGGCCACGACATCCACGGGCAGGGGGAGGTCGAGCGCGAGGTGTACTCCCTCGCCGCGAGGGTGGAGCCCGGCAACTCCGGCGGCCCGCTGCTGGACGCCGGCGGCAGCGTCGTCGGCGTCGTCTTCGCCCGCTCCCTCGACGACCCGCAGACCGGGTACGCGCTGACCCTGGCCGAGGCGGCGCCCGTGCTGCAGGGCGCCCAGGAGGCCGCCGCGCCCGTCGACACCGGCACCTGCGCCGCCGCCTGA
- a CDS encoding Crp/Fnr family transcriptional regulator has translation MDERVVRRAPLFQGLDEDSASALLGMVTEVSLRRGDVLFGVGDPAHALYVVDTGKIKLGRAAPDGREQLLAVLGPGEMFGELSWFDPGPRTSSATAVSATRLAALDFDDLRRWVAGRPEVASHLLRALARRLRRTNEVLADLVFTDVPGRVAKTLLDLAQRFGRPTEAGLRVQHDLTQEELAQLVGASRETVNKALADFAARGWLRLEARSVVLVEVERLRRRAH, from the coding sequence GTGGACGAGCGGGTGGTGCGACGCGCGCCCCTGTTCCAGGGGCTCGACGAGGACTCGGCGTCCGCGTTGCTCGGGATGGTCACCGAGGTCTCGCTGCGCCGCGGCGACGTGCTCTTCGGGGTGGGCGACCCGGCCCACGCGCTGTACGTGGTCGACACCGGCAAGATCAAGCTCGGTCGCGCCGCCCCGGACGGCCGCGAGCAGCTGCTCGCCGTCCTGGGGCCGGGGGAGATGTTCGGCGAGCTGTCCTGGTTCGACCCGGGCCCGCGCACGTCGTCCGCGACGGCCGTCTCGGCGACGCGCCTGGCCGCCCTCGACTTCGACGACCTGCGCCGCTGGGTCGCCGGCCGCCCGGAGGTCGCCTCGCACCTGCTGCGCGCGCTCGCGCGGCGGCTGCGCCGCACCAACGAGGTGCTCGCCGACCTGGTCTTCACCGACGTGCCCGGCCGCGTGGCCAAGACGCTGCTCGACCTGGCCCAGCGCTTCGGGCGCCCCACCGAGGCGGGGCTGCGGGTGCAGCACGACCTGACGCAGGAGGAGCTGGCCCAGCTCGTCGGGGCCTCGCGCGAGACGGTCAACAAGGCGCTCGCGGACTTCGCCGCCCGCGGCTGGCTGCGGCTGGAGGCCCGCTCGGTCGTGCTCGTGGAGGTCGAGCGGCTGCGCCGCCGCGCCCACTGA
- a CDS encoding WhiB family transcriptional regulator — MLLEPPQWTTQAACRQSDPDALFVQGAEQNKAKIVCKACPVRTECLADALDNRIEFGVWGGMTERERRAVLKRRPNVTSWRRLLETARAEHERAAAEADRAAAEADRAGAASTVRTA, encoded by the coding sequence ATGCTGCTCGAGCCGCCGCAGTGGACGACCCAGGCCGCCTGCCGCCAGAGCGACCCCGACGCCCTGTTCGTCCAGGGTGCGGAGCAGAACAAGGCCAAGATCGTCTGCAAGGCCTGCCCGGTGCGCACCGAGTGCCTGGCCGACGCGCTCGACAACCGCATCGAGTTCGGCGTCTGGGGCGGCATGACCGAGCGCGAGCGCCGCGCGGTGCTCAAGCGCCGTCCCAACGTGACGTCCTGGCGCCGGCTGCTGGAGACCGCCCGCGCCGAGCACGAGCGCGCCGCCGCCGAGGCCGACCGCGCCGCCGCCGAGGCCGACCGCGCCGGCGCGGCCAGCACCGTCCGCACCGCCTGA
- a CDS encoding RidA family protein gives MSTPAHRLAGLGLALPSPPAPVAAYVRAVRTGSLLFTSGQLPFVDGALEVTGQVAEGSDQVPPERARELAATAALNALAVVAAEVGGLERVRAVKLVGYVASAPGFTGQPGVVDGASRLLLDVLGEAGRHARSAVGVASLPLGAPVEVELVVEVADGS, from the coding sequence GTGAGCACCCCGGCGCATCGCCTCGCCGGGCTCGGGCTGGCGCTGCCGAGCCCGCCGGCGCCCGTCGCGGCGTACGTGCGGGCGGTGCGCACGGGGTCCCTCCTCTTCACCTCCGGGCAGCTGCCCTTCGTGGACGGCGCCCTGGAGGTCACCGGCCAGGTCGCCGAGGGCTCGGACCAGGTGCCTCCCGAGCGCGCCCGCGAGCTCGCCGCCACGGCGGCCCTCAACGCCCTCGCCGTCGTCGCCGCCGAGGTCGGCGGGCTGGAGCGGGTGCGCGCGGTCAAGCTCGTCGGCTACGTCGCCAGCGCGCCCGGGTTCACGGGCCAGCCCGGCGTCGTCGACGGCGCGAGCCGGCTGCTCCTCGACGTCCTCGGCGAGGCCGGGCGCCACGCGCGCAGCGCCGTCGGCGTCGCGTCGCTGCCGCTGGGCGCCCCGGTGGAGGTCGAGCTCGTCGTCGAGGTCGCCGACGGCTCGTGA
- the nth gene encoding endonuclease III, whose protein sequence is MGPVEQVRTRPGTAPPSAPWSAPPSAPESPLALTRRARRVHRALAQRYPDAGCELAFTSPFELLVATVLSAQTTDVRVNSVTPALFARYPTLVALAAADRAELEELLRPVGFFRAKAASVQALAAQLVDRCGGEVPARLEDLVALPGVGRKTANVVLGDAFGQPGITVDTHVGRLARRFGWTQEDDPVAVEADLAALFPRRDWTPLSHRMIFHGRLTCHARRPACGACPVARDCPSSGTGESDPARAAALVKDATAVQVVRRAEEAALAGGGSGGGPDGGPDGAADGDPGRLPRARR, encoded by the coding sequence CTGGGGCCCGTGGAGCAGGTGCGGACGCGGCCCGGGACCGCGCCCCCCTCCGCGCCCTGGTCCGCGCCCCCCTCCGCGCCCGAGTCCCCGCTCGCCCTCACCCGCAGGGCCCGGCGCGTGCACCGCGCGCTCGCGCAGCGCTACCCCGACGCCGGCTGCGAGCTGGCGTTCACCTCCCCGTTCGAGCTGCTCGTGGCCACGGTGCTGTCCGCGCAGACCACCGACGTGCGCGTCAACTCCGTCACGCCCGCGCTCTTCGCCCGGTACCCGACCCTGGTGGCGCTCGCGGCGGCCGACCGCGCGGAGCTGGAGGAGCTCCTGCGCCCGGTCGGCTTCTTCCGCGCGAAGGCGGCCTCGGTGCAGGCGCTGGCCGCCCAGCTCGTCGACCGCTGCGGCGGCGAGGTGCCGGCCCGCCTGGAGGACCTCGTCGCCCTGCCCGGCGTGGGGCGCAAGACGGCCAACGTCGTCCTCGGCGACGCGTTCGGGCAGCCGGGCATCACCGTCGACACCCACGTCGGCCGCCTCGCGCGCCGCTTCGGGTGGACGCAGGAGGACGACCCCGTCGCCGTGGAGGCGGACCTGGCCGCGCTCTTCCCCCGCCGGGACTGGACCCCGCTGTCCCACCGGATGATCTTCCACGGCCGCCTGACGTGCCACGCGCGGCGCCCGGCCTGCGGCGCGTGCCCCGTGGCCCGCGACTGCCCCAGCTCCGGCACCGGGGAGAGCGACCCGGCGCGGGCCGCGGCCCTCGTCAAGGACGCGACGGCGGTGCAGGTGGTCCGGCGCGCCGAGGAGGCCGCGCTCGCGGGCGGTGGCTCCGGCGGCGGCCCGGACGGCGGCCCGGACGGCGCCGCGGACGGCGACCCGGGTCGGCTCCCGCGAGCGCGGCGGTGA
- a CDS encoding metallophosphoesterase → MRGVSSRTTTSLAALGAAAAGCLAWGAGVEVGSYRLRRASAPVLRPGQAPMTVLHLSDLHLTPARRREVAWVRALADLEPDLVVDTGDNLASAAAVPVALEALEPLLARPGAFVLGSNDYFGPRPANPAQYLLGPSRQDRRREPLPTGDLVAALSAAGWADLTNARARLSVAGRRVDLVGVDDPHLGLDRYLDVAGPADPDADLTVGVAHAPYRRVLDAMTADGCDLLLAGHTHGGQLCVPGFGALVTNCDLPRSHAKGLHRWQRGRASTWLHVSAGLGTSPYARVRFACPPEATLLTLVART, encoded by the coding sequence ATGAGGGGCGTGAGCAGCCGCACCACGACGTCCCTGGCCGCGCTGGGCGCCGCCGCCGCCGGGTGCCTGGCCTGGGGCGCCGGCGTGGAGGTGGGCTCCTACCGACTGCGGCGAGCCAGCGCGCCCGTCCTGCGCCCGGGGCAGGCGCCGATGACGGTGCTGCACCTGTCGGACCTGCACCTGACCCCCGCGCGCCGTCGCGAGGTCGCCTGGGTGCGGGCCCTCGCCGACCTCGAGCCGGACCTCGTCGTCGACACCGGGGACAACCTCGCCTCCGCGGCCGCCGTCCCGGTGGCCCTGGAGGCCCTGGAGCCGCTGCTGGCGCGCCCCGGCGCGTTCGTCCTCGGCTCCAACGACTACTTCGGGCCCCGGCCCGCGAACCCGGCGCAGTACCTGCTCGGCCCCTCGCGCCAGGACCGCCGGCGCGAGCCGCTGCCCACCGGTGACCTCGTCGCCGCTCTGAGCGCCGCAGGCTGGGCGGACCTGACCAACGCCCGGGCGCGCCTGTCGGTCGCCGGACGGCGCGTGGACCTCGTCGGCGTGGACGACCCCCACCTCGGCCTCGACCGGTACCTGGACGTCGCCGGCCCCGCCGACCCGGACGCCGACCTCACCGTGGGCGTCGCCCACGCCCCCTACCGGCGGGTGCTGGACGCGATGACCGCCGACGGGTGCGACCTGCTGCTGGCCGGGCACACCCACGGCGGGCAGCTGTGCGTGCCGGGCTTCGGCGCGCTCGTGACCAACTGCGACCTGCCCCGCTCGCACGCGAAGGGCCTGCACCGCTGGCAGCGCGGCCGCGCGAGCACGTGGCTGCACGTCAGCGCCGGCCTCGGCACCTCCCCGTACGCGCGCGTGCGCTTCGCGTGCCCGCCGGAGGCCACCCTGCTCACCCTCGTCGCCCGCACCTGA
- a CDS encoding CoA pyrophosphatase has protein sequence MTAAADRPAFLRVLAAALPDALPDDLAQFAPPAGAATRAAAVLVLLGPGADGRGDVVLLERAAGLRAHPGQVAFPGGAVDAADGGDPVVAALREAREETGLSPAGVDVLGVLPALHVARSGFLVTPVLAWQVRPQPLAAADPREVARVLRVPLPALVDPRARVTVRHPSGWRGPAFDVDDVLVWGFTAGLLGAVLRLAGLERPWDAARELALPERWAGVPGTPPSGPVVPR, from the coding sequence GTGACCGCGGCCGCGGACCGCCCGGCGTTCCTGCGCGTCCTGGCCGCCGCGCTGCCCGACGCCCTCCCCGACGACCTCGCGCAGTTCGCGCCCCCCGCGGGGGCCGCGACGCGCGCGGCGGCCGTCCTGGTGCTCCTCGGGCCCGGCGCGGACGGGCGCGGGGACGTCGTCCTGCTCGAGCGGGCCGCGGGCCTGCGCGCCCACCCCGGCCAGGTCGCCTTCCCCGGCGGGGCGGTGGACGCGGCCGACGGCGGCGACCCGGTGGTGGCGGCGCTGCGCGAGGCGCGCGAGGAGACCGGGCTGTCGCCCGCGGGGGTCGATGTGCTCGGGGTGCTGCCGGCCCTGCACGTGGCGCGCTCGGGCTTCCTCGTCACCCCGGTGCTCGCCTGGCAGGTGCGGCCGCAGCCGCTGGCCGCGGCGGACCCGCGCGAGGTCGCCCGGGTGCTGCGCGTGCCCCTGCCGGCGCTCGTGGACCCGCGGGCCCGCGTGACCGTGCGCCACCCGAGCGGCTGGCGCGGGCCCGCCTTCGACGTGGACGACGTGCTGGTGTGGGGCTTCACGGCGGGCCTGCTCGGGGCCGTGCTGCGCCTGGCGGGCCTGGAGCGGCCCTGGGACGCCGCGCGGGAGCTGGCGCTGCCCGAGCGGTGGGCCGGCGTGCCGGGCACGCCCCCCAGCGGGCCGGTGGTGCCGCGGTGA
- a CDS encoding transglycosylase domain-containing protein — protein MAQRPPAPTSSTPPDPSGPAAAGGSPGSRPAPRTAPGASGRRTTHRTTHRTAKLLAGFLAASVGAGVMAAGLVLPAVAVAGTATKGTVELFDSLPAELEEQPLSQQSRILYADGSLMATFYYENRVVVPLSEMSPLVQSAVVAVEDSRFFQHGGVDPQGMTRAFVQNLNSDDVQGASTLTQQWIKNVQVEQALSQLPPGASLEERQAAFADATQRSGIEGYTRKLREVKLAIAAEQRLSKEEILERYLNIANFAGGQYGVEAASRHWFNKSAKDLSLPDAALLAGIVQNPTGYDPVNNPQDSRARRDVVLGRMLATGAIDQAQHDEAVAVPLEAQLDVQETPNGCVQAGGAGFFCDYVVETLLEDPAFGEDRAERTRVLYRGGLEVTTTLDRAKQDAAVQEVNGFVPDDGAGVGASIVSVEPGTGKILAMAQNRAFDPRSESTTGGTSINYNVDYAMGGSHGFQPGSNAKPIVLAQWLAAGNTLMESVEAPRTKVWPPSSWTLGACAQGPYLDTWTVRNAGDSGVVGGRLPVVEATYRSINTAYAAMENRLQMCDVQAMASSLGVHQAQSGEPLAPYPSLVLGGYEVAPLTMASMYATFAAQGTHCTPTAVVRVSDPDGAELPVPAPQCRQAISPEVANGVTYALKETLVRGTARGHGLEGRVAAGKTGTTNQSVATWFTGYTPQLATSVWIGYPGESASLDGAVIAGQRRSPMYGGTIAAPMWKAYSDRALAGAPALPFTDPPPAMIGRSTAAPERQAASGSDPESGSETPSRPTRHSTGGGGDGGGGGRPAAAPAPAQEVPVQEAVAPEPEPAPVEEQAPAPEPAPEQPAEPPAEPPAEDAQG, from the coding sequence ATGGCGCAGCGGCCTCCCGCCCCCACGTCCAGCACGCCCCCCGACCCCTCCGGCCCCGCGGCGGCGGGCGGCTCCCCGGGGTCCCGTCCGGCTCCCCGCACGGCCCCCGGCGCGTCCGGGCGCCGCACGACGCACCGCACGACGCACCGCACGGCCAAGCTGCTGGCCGGCTTCCTGGCGGCGAGCGTGGGCGCGGGCGTGATGGCGGCCGGGCTGGTCCTGCCGGCGGTGGCGGTGGCGGGCACGGCGACCAAGGGCACGGTCGAGCTGTTCGACAGCCTGCCCGCCGAGCTCGAGGAGCAGCCGCTGTCCCAGCAGTCGCGCATCCTCTACGCGGACGGCTCGCTGATGGCGACCTTCTACTACGAGAACCGCGTCGTGGTGCCCCTGTCCGAGATGTCCCCGCTCGTGCAGTCCGCGGTCGTCGCCGTCGAGGACTCCCGCTTCTTCCAGCACGGCGGCGTCGACCCGCAGGGCATGACCCGGGCGTTCGTGCAGAACCTCAACAGCGACGACGTCCAGGGCGCCTCGACCCTCACCCAGCAGTGGATCAAGAACGTGCAGGTGGAGCAGGCCCTCTCGCAGCTGCCCCCGGGCGCGTCGCTGGAGGAGCGCCAGGCGGCCTTCGCGGACGCGACCCAGCGCAGCGGCATCGAGGGCTACACGCGCAAGCTGCGCGAGGTCAAGCTCGCGATCGCGGCGGAGCAGCGCCTGAGCAAGGAGGAGATCCTCGAGCGCTACCTCAACATCGCGAACTTCGCCGGCGGCCAGTACGGCGTCGAGGCCGCCAGCCGGCACTGGTTCAACAAGTCCGCCAAGGACCTCTCGCTGCCGGACGCCGCGCTGCTGGCCGGCATCGTGCAGAACCCCACCGGCTACGACCCGGTGAACAACCCCCAGGACTCCCGGGCCCGTCGCGACGTCGTCCTCGGCCGGATGCTGGCGACGGGCGCCATCGACCAGGCCCAGCACGACGAGGCCGTCGCGGTGCCGCTGGAGGCGCAGCTGGACGTGCAGGAGACGCCCAACGGCTGCGTGCAGGCCGGGGGCGCGGGGTTCTTCTGCGACTACGTCGTCGAGACCCTGCTGGAGGACCCCGCCTTCGGGGAGGACCGCGCCGAGCGCACCCGCGTGCTCTACCGCGGCGGGCTCGAGGTCACCACGACGCTCGACCGCGCCAAGCAGGACGCCGCCGTCCAGGAGGTCAACGGCTTCGTGCCGGACGACGGCGCGGGCGTCGGCGCCTCGATCGTCTCGGTCGAGCCCGGCACCGGCAAGATCCTCGCGATGGCGCAGAACCGCGCCTTCGACCCCCGCTCGGAGAGCACCACGGGCGGCACCTCCATCAACTACAACGTCGACTACGCCATGGGCGGCTCGCACGGCTTCCAGCCGGGCTCGAACGCCAAGCCGATCGTCCTCGCGCAGTGGCTGGCCGCCGGCAACACCCTGATGGAGAGCGTCGAGGCGCCGCGCACGAAGGTCTGGCCCCCCAGCTCTTGGACGCTCGGCGCCTGCGCGCAGGGGCCCTACCTCGACACCTGGACGGTGCGCAACGCCGGCGACAGCGGGGTCGTCGGAGGGCGCCTGCCGGTGGTCGAGGCGACGTACCGCTCCATCAACACCGCCTACGCGGCGATGGAGAACCGGCTCCAGATGTGCGACGTGCAGGCGATGGCCAGCAGCCTCGGGGTGCACCAGGCCCAGAGCGGGGAGCCCCTCGCGCCGTACCCCAGCCTCGTGCTCGGCGGCTACGAGGTCGCCCCGCTGACCATGGCGAGCATGTACGCCACCTTCGCCGCGCAGGGCACGCACTGCACGCCCACGGCCGTCGTGCGCGTGAGCGACCCGGACGGCGCGGAGCTGCCCGTCCCGGCCCCGCAGTGCCGGCAGGCGATCAGCCCCGAGGTCGCCAACGGCGTCACGTACGCGCTCAAGGAGACGCTCGTGCGCGGCACGGCCCGCGGCCACGGCCTGGAGGGCCGGGTGGCGGCCGGCAAGACCGGGACGACGAACCAGAGCGTCGCGACGTGGTTCACCGGCTACACCCCGCAGCTGGCCACGTCGGTGTGGATCGGCTACCCCGGGGAGAGCGCGTCCCTCGACGGCGCGGTCATCGCGGGCCAGCGCCGCAGCCCCATGTACGGGGGCACCATCGCCGCGCCCATGTGGAAGGCGTACTCCGACCGCGCGCTGGCGGGCGCTCCGGCGCTTCCCTTCACGGACCCGCCGCCGGCGATGATCGGCCGGTCGACCGCGGCGCCCGAGCGGCAGGCCGCGTCCGGGTCGGACCCCGAGTCGGGGTCCGAGACGCCCTCGCGCCCGACGCGCCACAGCACCGGCGGCGGCGGCGACGGCGGTGGTGGTGGCCGCCCGGCGGCGGCGCCGGCGCCGGCGCAGGAGGTCCCCGTGCAGGAGGCGGTCGCGCCCGAGCCCGAGCCCGCTCCGGTCGAGGAGCAGGCCCCGGCGCCGGAGCCCGCGCCCGAGCAGCCGGCCGAGCCCCCCGCCGAGCCTCCCGCCGAGGACGCGCAGGGCTGA
- a CDS encoding GatB/YqeY domain-containing protein codes for MADDRLQDRLREDLTTAMREKDDLRRATLRMALTAVKAAEVAGDSPRELSQEEVLAVLRTEAKKRREAADAFAGAGRADQAERERAEEAVLTSYLPAQLSDEQLRALVAEEVAAAASAGRTGRAAMGAVMGAVRPRAGAQVDGARLAAEVRRQLQG; via the coding sequence ATGGCGGACGACCGGCTCCAGGACAGGCTGCGCGAGGACCTGACCACCGCGATGCGCGAGAAGGACGACCTGCGCAGGGCGACGCTGCGCATGGCGCTGACGGCCGTCAAGGCCGCCGAGGTGGCGGGGGACTCCCCGCGCGAGCTGTCGCAGGAGGAGGTGCTCGCGGTGCTGCGCACCGAGGCCAAGAAGCGCCGCGAGGCCGCCGACGCGTTCGCCGGCGCCGGGCGCGCGGACCAGGCCGAGCGCGAGCGCGCGGAGGAGGCGGTGCTGACCTCCTACCTGCCCGCGCAGCTGTCCGACGAGCAGCTGCGCGCGCTGGTGGCCGAGGAGGTCGCCGCGGCGGCCTCGGCCGGGAGGACCGGGAGAGCGGCCATGGGCGCCGTCATGGGCGCCGTCCGCCCTCGCGCCGGTGCGCAGGTGGACGGCGCGCGGCTGGCCGCCGAGGTGCGCCGCCAGCTGCAGGGCTGA